One Ilumatobacter fluminis genomic window, CGGCGTGTGACGAGTCGTACATCACGATCATCGCCTCGGCCGTCGGCGCCCAGGCGACGCCCGGCGGCATCGAAGCCGTCCTCGAGCAGTACGACGGGTCGAACTACCTCCGCACCGACCAGACGTGCCCGTCGCTCAACCCGTCGGTCGACGGCCAGCCGATCTATGTCGTCTACTTCGGTCCGTTCCCGAACGCCGACGACGCCTGCACCGCCCGCGCCGACGGCACCGAGGGCTCGTACGCCCGTCAGCTGAGCGACGACCTCCCACCGAACCACACCGTCGGCTGCCCACCCCTCGAGGGCGACGACGACGACACCGACGACGACTGAGCTCGCCGTCGCCGGGCGTCGCCGGACGTAGCGGCCGCCACCGGCGAGCTGCTCGACTCGAGAACCGGCTCAAGCCGACGGCGGGACCGGCCGATGGTCACCCGTCGAGTCGTTCGGAACCCCCGGACGGGTGACATGGACCGCCCGGAAGGTTTGCCGGGCCGATCGAAGGGAAGCGGAGTGTCGAACAGGACTGTTGTGGATGAACGCGTACGTGTGCGGCGTCGAGTCGCCGGGCTACTCACCGGCGTGCTCGTCGCCGCAACGGCGATCACGGCGTCGGGAGGATCGGGCCAGGCAGCGAACCCGGGAGGAGCGACCAACTTCGACATCACGCCGGGCGGTCAGCTCGTGATCGATCTTCCCGCAGCATGTGGAGACACCCCGTTCGGTGCGACGTACACGGTGACGAACACCGTCGACTTCTCGACTGCGCACGACAACCGGACGACCCTTCGGGTCACGCACACCGGATCGTCCGTGTCGCCCGGCGCCTGGCTCGGTCGCGTCGACCTCGACCTCGACGACCCGCAGCTCGGCCTGATGGGAACCTGCGGCCTCGACTTCTACCAAGTCGGAACGCCCGCCACGACGACCACGACCACGACCACCCTCGCACCTACCACCACAACAACCACCACGACGGTCGCACCCACCACCACCACCACCGTCGCACCCACCACCACGACCACCACGACCACCACGACGGTCGCACCCACCACCACCACGACCGTCGCACCCACCACCACGACGACCGTCGCACCCACCACCACGACGACCGTCGCACCCACCACCACGACCACGACGACCACCGCTCGGACGGTTCGGACCCTGACGGTCAGGTTCTCCTTCGCGGTCAGCATGAACCTCATCGACACCGACAAGAAAGCAGAGCGGCTCGTCGACGTGCTGAAGCGCGAGTTCTCTCTGGCGCTCGACGTGGACTTCGAAGCCATCGGTAGCACGATCACCGTGACGTCATCGAACGGTCCGGTGCCACCACATGCGGCTGCCGGGTTCCGGAGCCAGGAACGCGTCGCCGCCGCCGACACCTCGGCCCTGACCGTCGCCATCGAGATCCCGGCCGACACCACCGACTTCGTCCTCGCCGTCCCCGGCTTCGTGCCCGTCACCGTGCCGGCGACCGCCGACTCGGCCGACGTGACCCTCACGGCCGACGGCCGCCTCGCCGGACGACTCGTCACCTCTGCCGGCACACCCGTCTCCGAAACGCCCGTCACCCTCGTGTGGGCCGGCTACGACGGCACGCCCGGCACCGCTGACGACATCGACGTGCAGATCGCGACCGGTGCCGACGGCAGCTGGGACCTGTCCGGGATGCCGACCGGTACGTGGACCGTCCTCGCCGCCGACGGCACCACGCTCGGCACGGCGACCGTCACCTCGTCGTCCGACTCGACCACGTTCACGATCGACGCGGCGCCGACGGACACGCCGGCCCCCGTCGACACGCTCCCGAGCACTGGTTCCGGCACCGGCTCACAGACCGCTGCAGCGGCGTCGCTGATCCTGCTCGGTCTCGGCGCACTCGTCGTGTCCCGCCGCCGCTCCATCGCCTGAGAACCGATCGCCGGATGACGGCGGCAGCGACGGGACGGTCCCGGCTGCGCCGCACTGGGCGAACGACATCGGCCCGTACGCCCGAAGGGCGGGGAGTCCTCCCCATCGCCTCGCCGGCGGCGAGAGGGCACGATCGTCACATGACGACTCGTGCCCTCTCGACGGCACCGTTCGGTCTGGCGACCCGCGCCGGCCGTCGACGCGACACCAACCAGGACGCAGCCCTCACCGGGCCGACCTGGTTCGTCGTCGCCGACGGCATGGGCGGCCATCGCCGCGGCGACATCGCCAGCCGGGCCGTGATCGACACGTTCACCCAGTCGACGGTCCTCGGCGACACCCGCACAGCGGTCGAGGCCGCGTGTGAGGACGCGCACACGGCGATCCGACGCGCCGCAGCCTCGGCCGACGAACCCGGGATGGGCAGCACCGTGGTCGGCCTCGTCGAGACGGGCGCCGGCGTCGTGGTCTTCCACGTCGGTGACGCCCGCTGCTACCGCCTCGTCGGCGGCGAACTCCGACTCCTCACCCGCGATCACTCGCACGTGCAGGAACTGATCGACGCCGGTCGACTCACCACCGAACAGGCCCGCACCCACCCGCTCCGCAACGTCGTCACCCGAGCGCTCGGCCTCGACGGCGACCACACCCCCGATCTCGTCCACGTCGACCCGCGACCCAGCCGGTTCCTGCTCTGCAGCGACGGTCTCACGGCCGAACTCGGCCCCCGCACGATCGGCCGAACACTCGCCGGGATCGAGCGTCCCGACGAGGCCGCCGAACGGCTCGTTGCACTCGCCTTCGACGGTGATGCCCACGACGACACCACCGCACTCGTCGTCGACACCCCCACGATCGGCGACAATGGTCGCGACGCCGACCCGGAGGTCGGCCGATGACCGTCATGAGCCCGACCGACACCACACCGTCCGCAACGCCCGACGTCACGGACGGCGACACGAACGCCACCCACACCGGTGACGGCGCGACGTCGCTGCTCGTCGAGTTCTGCGGCGAGGTGGTCGCCGTCGACCGCACCCCGTTCACGATCGGCCGCGACGCCGACTACGTCATCGACGACGAGAACCGCTTCCTCCACCGCCACTTCGTCCGGCTCGATCAGCACGGCCCGGTGTGGGTGCTGCACAACGTCGGCGACCAGCTCTCGGCGACCGTGTCCGACACCGACGGCCTCCTCGAGGCGTTCCTCGCCCCGGGCGCCGCGCTGCCACTCGTGTTCGAACGCACCGTCGTGCGCTTCACGGCCGGGCCGACCACCTACGAGTTCACGATCCGGATGGCCGACGCCGCGTTCCAGTCGGTGCGCGTCGACGAGACGCCGGGCGGCGACACCACCATCGGCCGCGTCGCGATGACCCCCGACCAGCTGCGGCTCGTCCTCGCCCTCGCGGAGCCGAACCTGCAGGGTGGCGGCCGCCCCGGCACGGCGATGCCCTCGTCGGCGCAAGCGGCCGAACGACTGGGCTGGACCACGACCAAGTTCAACCGCAAGCTCGACAACGTGTGCCAGAAGCTCACCGCCCAGGGCGTGCGCGGCCTCCATGGCGAGCCGGGCCGGCTGGCGTCCAACCGTCGAGCTCGGCTGGTCGAGTACGCGTTGGCGATGCGCCTCGTCACCCGCGACGACCTCCATCTCCTCGACCAGGACGAGGGCTGACGCCGGTCACCCGATGCGCATCGAGGGGTTCGACGACTTCCGCCCGATCGGACACGGCGGCCTCGGCGACGTCTATCGCGCGGAACGCCTGTCGACCGGCGGTCCCGTCGCCATCAAGGTGCTGCGCGACGTGTCCGACTCGTCGGTCGCGTGGCATCGAACCCGTCGCGAGCTGACGGCGCTCGTGTCACTGAGTGGCCACGCTCACGTGATCCGGCTGCTCGAGCTCCTCGACCTGCCGACCGGGCCGGCGCTCGTGATGGAGTACGCGCCCGGCGGATCGGTCGCCGACCTGCTGGCAGCGCGCCCGGACGACACGCTCGACGTCGCCGAGATCGTGTTGATCGGACGCCAGGCGGCCGACGCACTCGACGCTGCCCACGACCAGGACATCGTCCACCGCGACGTGAAGCCGCAGAACCTCCTGATCGACGGCTACGGACAGATCAAGCTGTGCGATTTCGGGATCGCCTCGCTCACCCGCTCCGAGGAGTTCCGCACCAGGACGAGCGCGTTGTCGATGCGGTACGCGAGCCCCGAAGACCTCGACGAGGACGCCGAGGTCGGCCCGGCGTCCGACGTGTACAGCCTCGGCGCCACGCTCCTCCACCTCGCGCACGGCGCGCCGCCGACGTTGAAGGAGCGGCTGGCGTCGTGGCACCCGACCGACTCCCACGACGACGGTGCCGACGCCGATCGGGCGGCGCTCGACCAGGTGATCGCTGCGTGCCTTCATCCCGAACCGAGCGAGCGCCCGACGGCGGCCGACGTGCTCGACCGGCTCGAGGAACTCGACTGGCAACTCACCGATCGGTGCCGCGCCCTGCCGGTGGTCGAACCCACCGACGAGGCGCGGGCACCGCACCTCGTCGAAGCGGACCAGAACGACGTCGGCGAGCCCGTCGACGTCACCGGTGACGTCCGAGGCGAGCCGGTGGCTCCCGTAGCGGCGGCTGCCCTGTTCGGTGACGACACGTCTGCGTCGACCGTGCTCCGACCCGACCGTCCGCGCCCGGCGGCCCGACCCGACCCGACTCCCACCCGCCGCGATCAACGTTGGCCGTGGATCGTCGCCGCGATCGCCGTGGCGGCCCTCGTGGGTGTCGGGCTCGCACTGCTCTGGCCGAACGACGCCGACGCCCCCGAGTCGAGCACCGGCGACACGACCGCCGACGCCGTGCCGCCACCGACCGAACCGACCGTCACGCCCGCAACGACGGCGTCGACCGCGGCGGCGCCGGCCGTGTCGTTCGTCGAGCGACCGAGCGATGTACCCGAGCTCGGCGGCGACGACATCACGTGGCCGTTCGGGCCGGTCGGCGAGTGCCTCGTCCTCGAAGCCGGCGCCGACACGCTGACGCCGATCGGCTGCGACGAGCCGCACGACCTCCAACGGTTCGAGGTCGACTCGCTCGACGCAGCTACCTTCCCGCCCGATGCGGCGTTCGTCGCCGATGCCGTCGGGGCCGGAACGAACGACGCCTGCCGGGCCGCCTTCATCGACTTCGTCGGCAGCGACCCGGGCACCAGCGAGTTCGAGATCGCCGTCACCCGCCCGTCGGCCGACACGTGGGCCGACGGCGACCGCGGCTACCAGTGCCTGCTCGGCCTCCCCGACGCCCGCCTCGTCGGCGATGCCGCCGGCTCCGGCCAGTAGCCCCCTCGTTCATGTCGCGCTCAGTTCCGATGAGGGGTCGAATTCGCGACATGAACGCACAACACCCCCCGCCTGACGGCGAGGGGTGTTCGGTGTGGTCGAGACCGGCGTCGATCCGGTGACCCCACGCTTTTCAGGCGTGTGCTCTGCCAACTGAGCTACTCGACCAAGCCGACCCACCAAAGTGGGCCGTATGTGCAACAGGGCCGCTCGAAAGCGGCCCTGTAGCGGTCCCGACGGGACTCGAACCCGCGACCTCCGGCGTGACAGGCCGGCACTCTAACCAACTGAGCTACGAGACCAAGTTGTATGTGGCACCCCCAACGGGATTCGAACCCGTGCCGCCACCTTGAAAGGGTGGTGTCCTAGGCCACTAGACGATGGGGGCTTGGAGCCTCATCTTCGTTGAGGAGCGACGAAAACCTAGCAGGCGTCTCGGAAAACTCCACCCTGAGATGAAACGGATCTGGTCATCTAACGTACCGCCGATGCGTGCCCGCTCCCTCCTCGCCGCCGCGGCGATCGGCTATCTGCTCGGCACGTTCCCCACCGCCGACCTCGTGGCCAGGCGGGCATCGGCCGGTCGCGTCGACCTCCGACGCTCCGGATCGGGCAACCCCGGCACCATGAACGCCGTCAACGTGCTCGGCGCGAAGGCCGGCGCCGCGGTGCTCGTGGGTGACCTCGGCAAGGGAGCGCTGGCATCGGTCGTCGGCGGTGCGGTCGCCGGGCCCGTCGGGGCCCACGTCGGTGGGAGCGCCTCCGTGATCGGCCACTGCTACCCCGCGTGGAACGGGTTCCGGGGTGGGAAGGGTGTCGCCGCCAGCGTCGGCCAATGCCTCGTCACCTTCCCCGCCTATTTCCCGATCGACCTCGCCGTCGGCGCCGCCACGGCGGCGATGCCGTGGTGGCGTCAGCGGGCGTTCGGGGCGACGATGGTGTCGTCGGCGTGCTGGGTCGCCGGCGGCGTCGTGTGGTGGCGCCGCGGGTGGAGCAACGGCTGGGGCCCGACGCCGAGCGCCGCCCTGCCCATCGCCGCCGCGGTGAGCAGCGCGGTGATCGCGGAACGTTTCGCCGCCGGACAGCGTTCCCACCATCATGGCCACCACCGCGACGACCACCGCGACGACCACGACCAGCACGAGGGCTGACCTCGCATGACCGCCGACGACACGACGCCGACACCGACATCGACCACGTCGGGCGGTTCGACGGTCGGCATCGTCACCGACTCGAACAGCCAGCTGACCGCCGATCTGGCCGAACGTTTCGACGTCGAGGTGGTGCCGATGACCGTGACCGTCGACGGCATCGACCACCTCGAAGGCGTCGACCTCGACGCCGACGGCTTCTACGGGTTCTTCGACGGCCGACCGCCCGAGGTGTCGACCAGTCAGCCGTCACCGGGCAGCTTCGCGATCGCCTACCGGCGACTCGTCGACCGGGGCTGCACCGAGATCTGGTCGATCCACATCGCCGAGGCGATGTCGGGCACCGTCGCGTCGGCCCAGCTCGGTGCCGGCGAGGTCGACGTGCCGGTGCACGTGATCGACACCGGTAGTGCCAGCTTCGGCGTCGGGGCGTGCGTCTGGGCCGCCGGCGTG contains:
- a CDS encoding serine/threonine-protein kinase translates to MRIEGFDDFRPIGHGGLGDVYRAERLSTGGPVAIKVLRDVSDSSVAWHRTRRELTALVSLSGHAHVIRLLELLDLPTGPALVMEYAPGGSVADLLAARPDDTLDVAEIVLIGRQAADALDAAHDQDIVHRDVKPQNLLIDGYGQIKLCDFGIASLTRSEEFRTRTSALSMRYASPEDLDEDAEVGPASDVYSLGATLLHLAHGAPPTLKERLASWHPTDSHDDGADADRAALDQVIAACLHPEPSERPTAADVLDRLEELDWQLTDRCRALPVVEPTDEARAPHLVEADQNDVGEPVDVTGDVRGEPVAPVAAAALFGDDTSASTVLRPDRPRPAARPDPTPTRRDQRWPWIVAAIAVAALVGVGLALLWPNDADAPESSTGDTTADAVPPPTEPTVTPATTASTAAAPAVSFVERPSDVPELGGDDITWPFGPVGECLVLEAGADTLTPIGCDEPHDLQRFEVDSLDAATFPPDAAFVADAVGAGTNDACRAAFIDFVGSDPGTSEFEIAVTRPSADTWADGDRGYQCLLGLPDARLVGDAAGSGQ
- a CDS encoding LPXTG cell wall anchor domain-containing protein, encoding MRRRVAGLLTGVLVAATAITASGGSGQAANPGGATNFDITPGGQLVIDLPAACGDTPFGATYTVTNTVDFSTAHDNRTTLRVTHTGSSVSPGAWLGRVDLDLDDPQLGLMGTCGLDFYQVGTPATTTTTTTTLAPTTTTTTTTVAPTTTTTVAPTTTTTTTTTTVAPTTTTTVAPTTTTTVAPTTTTTVAPTTTTTTTTARTVRTLTVRFSFAVSMNLIDTDKKAERLVDVLKREFSLALDVDFEAIGSTITVTSSNGPVPPHAAAGFRSQERVAAADTSALTVAIEIPADTTDFVLAVPGFVPVTVPATADSADVTLTADGRLAGRLVTSAGTPVSETPVTLVWAGYDGTPGTADDIDVQIATGADGSWDLSGMPTGTWTVLAADGTTLGTATVTSSSDSTTFTIDAAPTDTPAPVDTLPSTGSGTGSQTAAAASLILLGLGALVVSRRRSIA
- a CDS encoding glycerol-3-phosphate acyltransferase; the protein is MRARSLLAAAAIGYLLGTFPTADLVARRASAGRVDLRRSGSGNPGTMNAVNVLGAKAGAAVLVGDLGKGALASVVGGAVAGPVGAHVGGSASVIGHCYPAWNGFRGGKGVAASVGQCLVTFPAYFPIDLAVGAATAAMPWWRQRAFGATMVSSACWVAGGVVWWRRGWSNGWGPTPSAALPIAAAVSSAVIAERFAAGQRSHHHGHHRDDHRDDHDQHEG
- a CDS encoding DegV family protein, with amino-acid sequence MTADDTTPTPTSTTSGGSTVGIVTDSNSQLTADLAERFDVEVVPMTVTVDGIDHLEGVDLDADGFYGFFDGRPPEVSTSQPSPGSFAIAYRRLVDRGCTEIWSIHIAEAMSGTVASAQLGAGEVDVPVHVIDTGSASFGVGACVWAAGVVRDRGGDVDDVRRRIESFVGRLGTTFMVGVPLLVERGGRAGDLEIPGEAISVLAMNDGDVRVLEQVSTVEDTIDVMSTYAASWVEREPGGVTVAIGTADEPSRPLSDRLAAALTDVPGIDDVVHYRVGPSVGAHTGPGTFGLFVFPTIR
- a CDS encoding PP2C family protein-serine/threonine phosphatase yields the protein MTTRALSTAPFGLATRAGRRRDTNQDAALTGPTWFVVADGMGGHRRGDIASRAVIDTFTQSTVLGDTRTAVEAACEDAHTAIRRAAASADEPGMGSTVVGLVETGAGVVVFHVGDARCYRLVGGELRLLTRDHSHVQELIDAGRLTTEQARTHPLRNVVTRALGLDGDHTPDLVHVDPRPSRFLLCSDGLTAELGPRTIGRTLAGIERPDEAAERLVALAFDGDAHDDTTALVVDTPTIGDNGRDADPEVGR